In Cydia splendana chromosome 3, ilCydSple1.2, whole genome shotgun sequence, one DNA window encodes the following:
- the LOC134806618 gene encoding malate dehydrogenase, mitochondrial-like produces the protein MFTQKCIFRLLKYCQCRQVRNVHVSVIGAGNDVGLNLGLLLKTNQKVTRLHLYDDDDKIYGVGCELNNIPGGPVVESFAGDQQLGLALRDSDLIALVARIPRKLSTTPHQMIIENAPAIQKVCLTIANHNPEALFAISTDPINCIVPFASALLTTYNCYNPFKVFGITHIDTARARAFAGKMLDVDSKTIRVPVVGGHSDKTIVPLFSNLEPSCYCISSEQADMLTRFLRTADKDVILNKQGTESATLAMAWSIHEFIDSIVDAINGREVIVNTYSPNLMFGTRYFSGPVKVGADGITECLCDYHMSDFERELLTAALPLIQEDVSKGEEYAGVVKTLGRYYT, from the coding sequence atgtttactcaaaaatgtatttttcgGCTTTTGAAATACTGTCAGTGTAGACAAGTGAGAAATGTTCACGTATCCGTGATCGGCGCCGGGAACGACGTAGGATTGAACTTGGGATTGTTGTTGAAAACTAACCAGAAGGTAACCAGACTCCACCTGTACGATGACGACGACAAGATTTATGGAGTAGGTTGCGAACTGAACAACATCCCCGGAGGGCCGGTCGTGGAGTCGTTCGCCGGCGACCAGCAGCTGGGGCTCGCCCTCCGCGACTCCGACCTCATCGCGCTGGTCGCCCGCATACCGCGCAAGCTCAGCACCACGCCGCACCAAATGATCATCGAGAACGCACCCGCCATACAAAAAGTCTGTTTAACCATCGCTAATCACAATCCTGAAGCGTTATTCGCTATTTCCACGGATCCTATAAACTGCATAGTGCCTTTTGCGAGCGCTTTACTGACGACGTACAATTGTTACAATCCTTTCAAAGTGTTCGGCATAACGCACATAGACACGGCGAGAGCTCGCGCGTTTGCCGGCAAGATGCTGGACGTGGATTCCAAAACAATAAGAGTTCCCGTCGTCGGCGGTCATTCCGATAAAACTATAGTGCCTTTATTTTCTAATTTAGAACCCTCCTGTTATTGTATTAGTTCGGAACAGGCCGATATGTTGACGCGGTTCTTGAGGACGGCCGATAAAGACGTTATACTTAATAAACAAGGCACAGAATCAGCTACATTGGCTATGGCGTGGTCGATCCATGAGTTTATCGACTCAATAGTAGACGCAATTAACGGGAGAGAAGTAATAGTGAATACGTACAGTCCGAACTTGATGTTTGGGACGCGATATTTCTCTGGCCCCGTGAAGGTGGGCGCCGACGGGATCACGGAGTGCCTGTGCGACTACCACATGAGCGACTTCGAGCGGGAGCTCCTGACGGCGGCGCTGCCCCTCATACAGGAGGATGTTTCAAAAGGAGAAGAATACGCCGGCGTTGTCAAAACTTTAGGTCGTTATTATACTTGA
- the LOC134806619 gene encoding malate dehydrogenase-like, producing MLVTRKFSNILTRSRTIKSSVRLFQVCVMGGASEIGQAVSLLLRTEPAVSKLVIHDTWEAAPGVVIELSHIPANSTLKGYLGEVTMKQALGSSDLVLLVGGLLKTPGVSDKACLDANMEFVKTVSSQIGRLSKMPFVGVVAEPLNSLVPMAAELMRNTGTFDGRKLFGVTTIDWIRAQTLFGTLHGMAPEECFVPVICGHSNKTTVPLISQSRPGANMTGTEIRKFVSELQRYDEIVTQAKHGKSPTVSVAYSVLVFVQGILAALSGQHAHVHAYIENNDFGTSYFSGLVQVDSNGVKEMTRYTNHISEYECQILEEALDQLRKDVATGKKILEVE from the coding sequence ATGTTGGTCACAAGGAAGTTTTCCAATATTTTAACACGAAGTAGGACTATTAAATCGAGTGTTAGATTGTTCCAAGTTTGTGTGATGGGAGGCGCGAGCGAGATCGGGCAAGCCGTCAGTTTGTTGTTGCGCACCGAGCCGGCGGTCAGCAAGCTGGTGATCCACGACACGTGGGAGGCGGCGCCGGGTGTCGTCATAGAGCTCTCGCACATTCCCGCCAACTCCACACTAAAGGGCTACTTAGGAGAAGTGACAATGAAGCAAGCGCTAGGCAGCAGCGACTTGGTACTTTTAGTCGGAGGACTACTCAAGACTCCCGGCGTATCCGACAAAGCATGTTTGGACGCCAACATGGAATTTGTAAAAACCGTATCCTCACAAATCGGCAGACTGTCTAAAATGCCATTCGTGGGAGTCGTCGCCGAGCCGCTCAACTCTCTGGTGCCGATGGCCGCGGAATTAATGAGAAATACAGGTACGTTCGATGGTAGGAAACTGTTCGGCGTCACCACAATAGATTGGATCAGAGCCCAGACACTCTTCGGGACGCTTCACGGCATGGCACCCGAGGAATGCTTCGTGCCAGTCATCTGCGGGCATTCCAATAAAACCACCGTACCTCTCATTTCGCAGTCCAGACCCGGAGCGAATATGACGGGTACGGAAATACGAAAGTTTGTAAGTGAATTACAAAGGTACGACGAGATTGTGACGCAAGCCAAGCACGGCAAGTCGCCGACGGTGTCGGTGGCGTACAGCGTGCTGGTGTTCGTGCAGGGGATCCTGGCGGCGCTGAGCGGCCAACACGCCCACGTGCACGCCTACATCGAGAACAATGATTTCGGAACATCATACTTTTCCGGTTTAGTGCAAGTCGATTCGAACGGTGTGAAAGAGATGACGAGATATACCAACCATATCTCCGAATACGAGTGTCAGATACTAGAAGAAGCTCTGGATCAATTGAGGAAAGATGTCGCTACGGGGAAGAAAATATTAGAAGTGGAGTAA